One genomic segment of Thermoleophilia bacterium includes these proteins:
- a CDS encoding N-formylglutamate amidohydrolase: MGNQEVWNVEPGDPTSGVIKHVPHASRHIPAAEHKRFLIDSSSLEAELDAITDADTDRLARAARRRARRQPWMFLNQNSRLLVDPKRFPDAREEMLSVGMGAVYLRTTDQRELRSTDPTDDERLMNSYYWPYARAFERLVEERLNEVGQVLIIDVHSYPRDPLPYELHADQARPSLCVGTDRYHTPPALVRVATSAWSGSTELNQPFSGCYVPERFRMTDDRVQAVMLEIRRDVIKEWFNEELSKRDDSAIVSAIVAVIDSDT, encoded by the coding sequence ATGGGAAATCAAGAGGTGTGGAACGTCGAGCCGGGAGATCCCACGAGCGGGGTGATCAAGCATGTGCCACACGCTTCCCGACATATCCCCGCCGCCGAACATAAGCGGTTTCTGATCGACAGTTCGAGCTTGGAAGCCGAACTCGACGCCATCACGGATGCAGATACCGACCGACTCGCACGTGCCGCTCGCCGGCGTGCACGTCGGCAGCCCTGGATGTTTCTAAATCAGAACTCCCGTCTTCTGGTCGATCCCAAGCGTTTCCCGGACGCTCGGGAGGAGATGCTTTCGGTAGGGATGGGGGCCGTGTACTTGCGTACAACCGATCAGCGAGAGCTGCGTTCCACGGACCCGACCGATGACGAGCGGCTGATGAACAGCTACTACTGGCCCTACGCAAGGGCGTTTGAACGCCTGGTCGAGGAGCGGCTGAACGAAGTCGGCCAGGTACTGATCATCGACGTTCACTCCTATCCACGTGATCCACTGCCATACGAACTGCACGCCGATCAAGCCCGACCGTCGCTTTGTGTCGGCACCGACAGATACCACACGCCTCCTGCTCTTGTGAGAGTTGCAACGTCAGCTTGGTCCGGTTCAACTGAGCTGAACCAGCCCTTTTCCGGCTGCTACGTCCCCGAGCGCTTTCGCATGACCGATGACCGGGTTCAGGCGGTGATGCTCGAGATACGCCGTGATGTCATCAAGGAATGGTTCAACGAAGAGCTGTCCAAGCGAGACGATTCAGCAATCGTGAGCGCTATCGTCGCGGTCATCGACTCGGATACCTGA
- a CDS encoding DUF4062 domain-containing protein, with protein MAKTEAIETSLPMTSVGAMDSVFVSSIQRNFEDVRSAAADAIDSYGLHPVTAETTGASPDSPQRALLDEVRDAEIFLLILGPVYGERGASGFSPTEDEYNEAVRLGRPVLVLEQSIDFESAQDEFRARVRGGWEEGRLTGRFESAADIGLAVIRALKTLEGGRRPLTQEELGAAFEKVVDLAAGSGTRGYVASGSKARVVIAPSRQATVLDAEDLDDDGLIDRILGMTRTSGLTSNAMAITQSVSSEGVEFVAKAEGAWEELQFRVGADGSIVSEGAVGGEAAHFGSGVVMANGLKSLIEKTQTFALAVWHEIDKGHDIRYAMAIVAVPDAQHKLFAETEPGNSMSVPMGLPAVVLAPNPPRQVRREDLGSEALTRSLLAETKRKFADANAVHS; from the coding sequence TTGGCCAAAACGGAAGCCATCGAAACGTCTTTGCCCATGACTAGTGTGGGCGCCATGGATTCTGTGTTCGTGAGCTCGATTCAAAGGAACTTTGAAGATGTCCGGAGCGCTGCTGCCGATGCCATCGACTCGTACGGACTACATCCTGTGACCGCTGAAACGACGGGAGCGTCTCCCGACAGTCCGCAACGAGCGCTTTTGGACGAGGTCCGAGATGCTGAGATCTTTCTTCTGATTCTCGGGCCGGTCTATGGCGAGCGTGGAGCCTCGGGCTTCAGCCCTACAGAAGACGAATACAACGAGGCTGTCAGACTCGGAAGACCGGTACTCGTCTTGGAGCAGAGCATAGATTTTGAGTCAGCTCAGGATGAGTTTCGAGCCCGGGTGCGAGGTGGCTGGGAGGAGGGACGTCTGACGGGACGATTCGAATCGGCGGCTGACATAGGACTGGCTGTGATTCGTGCCCTGAAAACTCTGGAAGGTGGAAGGCGCCCTCTCACTCAGGAAGAACTCGGCGCTGCCTTTGAAAAGGTTGTGGATCTGGCTGCTGGGTCCGGCACCAGGGGATACGTCGCTTCTGGGTCCAAAGCACGAGTCGTCATTGCTCCATCTAGGCAAGCAACTGTTCTCGACGCAGAGGATCTCGACGACGATGGCTTGATCGACAGGATTCTGGGAATGACCAGAACCAGTGGATTGACATCGAATGCGATGGCCATTACGCAAAGCGTTTCTTCTGAAGGAGTCGAGTTTGTCGCCAAGGCCGAGGGTGCGTGGGAAGAGCTTCAATTTCGGGTGGGAGCTGACGGCTCAATCGTGAGTGAAGGGGCCGTGGGCGGGGAAGCGGCCCATTTCGGTTCGGGCGTAGTCATGGCCAACGGACTCAAGAGCTTGATCGAGAAAACTCAGACCTTTGCTCTCGCCGTCTGGCACGAAATCGACAAAGGCCATGACATCCGCTATGCCATGGCCATAGTCGCCGTGCCAGATGCTCAGCACAAGCTCTTTGCTGAAACCGAACCCGGCAACTCCATGTCTGTGCCAATGGGTCTTCCAGCAGTAGTCCTCGCACCGAACCCTCCTAGGCAAGTTCGTCGAGAGGATCTCGGATCGGAAGCGCTGACGCGATCTTTACTCGCGGAAACGAAGCGCAAGTTCGCCGACGCCAACGCAGTTCATTCCTGA
- a CDS encoding ABC transporter substrate-binding protein, whose amino-acid sequence MRFLRFALVAGLAGAITLGVAACGSDSDDGGDSLQKATLVLDYLPNGVHAGIYDAISNGYYEDESIDLKVVTPTSTADTLRLIEADKADFGLADGIDIATQIDAGRDAQAIMAVTQRPSGGLITLADEGIKSPAELEGKTVGVTGVPSDDAVFEAIVEDDGGDPDSSRVVTIGFNGIQALQAGRISAFTGYIPADATAIEAAGKETRSFAFDESGGPSYPGLVAFSTRSRIDEDPELMAGFVAATTKGYEDALADPVGAIDDLVAVSPEVEPGLARDTFKAYEPLIGDPASIGSFDRRHLVDLSDFLVKTDLINARVPPDRFATDEFVATD is encoded by the coding sequence GTGAGGTTTCTTCGTTTCGCCCTCGTCGCAGGCCTCGCCGGCGCGATCACGCTGGGAGTCGCCGCCTGCGGCAGTGATTCGGACGATGGGGGAGATTCGCTCCAGAAGGCGACGCTCGTCCTCGACTACCTGCCGAACGGTGTTCACGCCGGCATTTACGACGCGATCAGCAACGGTTATTACGAAGACGAAAGCATCGACCTCAAGGTGGTCACACCGACTTCGACCGCCGACACGCTGCGCCTGATCGAGGCCGACAAGGCCGATTTCGGACTGGCCGACGGCATCGACATCGCGACCCAGATCGACGCCGGCCGGGACGCTCAGGCGATCATGGCGGTGACCCAGCGGCCTTCGGGCGGGCTGATCACCCTGGCCGACGAGGGCATCAAGTCGCCGGCCGAACTCGAAGGCAAGACGGTCGGTGTGACCGGCGTGCCGTCGGACGACGCGGTGTTCGAGGCCATCGTTGAAGACGACGGCGGCGATCCGGACTCCTCCAGGGTGGTGACGATCGGGTTCAACGGGATCCAGGCACTTCAGGCCGGCCGGATCTCGGCTTTCACCGGCTACATCCCGGCCGACGCGACCGCGATCGAAGCTGCCGGCAAAGAGACCAGGTCCTTCGCCTTCGACGAATCCGGCGGCCCGTCCTACCCCGGCCTGGTCGCCTTTTCGACGAGGTCGCGCATCGACGAGGACCCGGAACTGATGGCCGGCTTCGTCGCGGCCACGACGAAGGGGTACGAAGATGCGCTCGCGGATCCGGTCGGCGCCATCGACGACCTGGTCGCGGTCAGCCCTGAGGTCGAGCCCGGATTGGCCCGGGACACCTTCAAGGCCTACGAACCGCTGATCGGTGACCCCGCTTCGATCGGCTCCTTCGACAGACGGCACCTGGTCGATCTCTCGGACTTCCTGGTCAAAACGGACCTGATCAATGCCCGGGTCCCGCCAGACCGGTTCGCGACCGACGAGTTCGTCGCCACCGATTAG
- a CDS encoding metallophosphoesterase gives MLYLGDVYENGTAREFVDNYDRNFGRFSSRTVPTLGNHEFNNRATGFDPYWKSKRGKAPPRFSNFYASGWQIIVLDSEESTRSGSDQYSWLQSVLASSPGRGNCRIAISHRPRYSTGDHGDGTALEPLYQLLSGKAKIFLSGHDHDMQVFYPERGITQFVSGAAGRGGYPTNNKSQGKLRWSNPKPGQPVSSAAQGALRLALTRGSRTRSARWKFISTNGPILKRGKIGCQSG, from the coding sequence TTGCTTTATCTGGGTGACGTCTATGAAAACGGCACCGCTCGAGAGTTTGTTGACAATTACGATCGCAATTTCGGTCGGTTCTCCAGTAGAACAGTTCCGACCCTCGGCAACCACGAGTTCAATAACAGAGCAACTGGCTTTGATCCTTATTGGAAATCAAAGCGGGGCAAGGCTCCTCCGAGGTTCTCCAATTTTTATGCTTCTGGATGGCAAATAATAGTCCTGGACTCTGAAGAATCCACGCGGTCAGGTTCGGATCAATACAGCTGGCTGCAGTCTGTCCTCGCCAGTAGCCCCGGGCGGGGTAATTGCCGGATCGCGATCAGCCATAGGCCGAGGTACTCGACCGGAGACCATGGCGATGGAACAGCTCTTGAGCCGCTTTATCAACTTCTTTCAGGTAAGGCGAAGATCTTCTTGTCCGGACATGATCACGACATGCAGGTCTTTTACCCGGAGCGGGGCATCACTCAGTTCGTCTCCGGAGCTGCCGGACGCGGCGGCTATCCAACCAACAATAAGAGCCAAGGCAAGCTTCGTTGGTCTAATCCTAAACCGGGTCAGCCTGTCTCTAGTGCGGCGCAAGGAGCTCTCCGGCTGGCCTTGACGCGCGGATCTCGAACCCGGTCAGCCCGTTGGAAGTTTATTTCGACCAATGGCCCAATCCTGAAACGCGGAAAGATCGGTTGTCAGAGTGGGTAA
- a CDS encoding magnesium and cobalt transport protein CorA: MPAVIVDCAFYEGGKRQAGDLTYEEAAEKTRFASKEGAFVWLGVVEPKQAEFMAIAEKYGLHELAVEDAIEAHQRPKLEMYGDTLLVVVKTAAYASETDLIEIGELIIFVNKKFIITVRHGKGPLDDVRKQIEERPDLVESGTGAVLHQILDRVVDDYEDTASAFDLDLQDVEKQVFSEDRNNPAERIYRLEREAIDFYRAVRPLLDVVDGLARGQFHVVGDPLHEYFRDVHDHLQRVHGEILGFRDLLSSSLQANLTQVAVQQNEDMRKISAYAAMLAVPTAIAGIYGMNFTHMPELNSPFGYPLALAVMLVVCLYLFRRFKQSGWI; the protein is encoded by the coding sequence ATTCCAGCAGTGATCGTCGACTGCGCGTTTTACGAAGGCGGCAAGCGGCAGGCCGGCGACCTCACCTATGAGGAAGCGGCGGAGAAAACCCGCTTCGCTTCGAAGGAAGGCGCCTTCGTCTGGCTTGGGGTGGTCGAGCCGAAGCAGGCCGAGTTCATGGCAATCGCGGAAAAGTACGGGCTCCACGAGCTGGCGGTCGAAGACGCGATCGAGGCCCACCAACGGCCGAAGCTCGAGATGTACGGCGACACGCTGCTGGTCGTGGTCAAGACCGCGGCCTACGCCAGCGAGACGGACCTGATCGAAATCGGCGAGCTGATCATCTTCGTCAACAAGAAATTCATCATCACCGTCCGTCATGGCAAGGGTCCGCTGGACGATGTGCGCAAGCAGATCGAAGAGCGGCCGGACCTGGTCGAGTCGGGCACCGGTGCGGTGCTCCACCAGATCCTCGACCGGGTGGTCGATGACTACGAAGACACGGCCTCGGCCTTCGATCTCGACCTCCAGGACGTCGAAAAGCAGGTGTTCTCGGAGGATCGCAACAATCCGGCCGAACGGATCTATCGCCTCGAGCGCGAGGCGATCGATTTCTACCGGGCGGTGCGGCCCCTGCTGGACGTGGTCGACGGTCTGGCGCGAGGGCAGTTCCACGTCGTCGGCGATCCGCTCCACGAGTACTTTCGCGACGTCCACGATCACTTGCAGCGGGTGCACGGCGAGATCCTCGGCTTCCGCGACCTGCTCTCAAGCTCGCTCCAGGCCAACCTGACCCAGGTCGCGGTTCAGCAGAACGAAGACATGAGGAAGATCTCGGCCTACGCGGCGATGCTGGCGGTGCCGACGGCGATCGCCGGGATCTACGGCATGAACTTCACCCACATGCCGGAGCTGAACTCCCCGTTCGGCTACCCGCTCGCGCTCGCGGTAATGCTGGTCGTCTGCCTCTACCTCTTCCGGCGGTTCAAGCAGTCCGGCTGGATCTGA
- a CDS encoding multicopper oxidase domain-containing protein, whose product MGKRFTLAGLLLIAMAVLVATVRIGEDRAVAAPGDPIYVPSESGGPLREPPVITSQNGVLKADVEMIRAGTPASGRPTLYGGQPVFSNPQALLPSPQPAAPTYPLIPPHFPYNFAAGYQFTTADGTTYPAQFPAPTLRVEPGDTVDLSMHNKLRDEPTGPADGPAGPIPEEAYLTNLHFHGMDVSPLGDGDNVLRVMEPDSTDRTRIEIPEDHNTGMDWYHPHHHGYSADQVYAGLAGAIEVGSPLDPWPQYKGKFRERLLGLTAGMISPDPDTDLPVISDPSPSVNPDGSGGTSPYGKVNTWRKYVNGQFNPTMTVRPGETEVWNLASMGRNVNYNLGVTDANGENPWSATILGYDGNSKTLQPQATTLKLPMPYSYNGPTVLDEGARISMAVTAPTAPGTYYLVDNMTFKRRTQSKFFALATIKVEGDPVTEPPPVFTPTGSPTDLTTATPDHKRTFVFENDPSGPRVTFPINGALFPENANVQLQDGQVEEWQLVNTSPVDHVFHIHQNDFAVMSVNKTPADFFNPTANVAEPNEYTSLRDSVNIPPGGNVVIRFRVNPEMGKFVFHCHILPHEDAGMMVSVLSIPNRSQRRIALTSGRGQRSAVFVRNGAGRPYGRIRLGSGRRTPAGLETATGRLNDDLTEDVVVARRGVRRGARRVLPATISSYDGKSLKRIGRFRPFPKSPRSGVSVTTGDVDGDGQAEIIAGRVGRGPSQVRIFSRGGKLLRGVAGALPGRFPHGVSVASADFNGDNFDDLAIGAGRGRAPRVVGLDGFGLGSASQPAKTLFSFRAPGGKTAGVKLAGGYFDPRTRPGILANLITTPQTGPKAGLAWVWTPTETQGHGSSAQSGHAHSAATQAASSGSPELMARLRLTQKRRPVRGLAVTFLGKQAVNAIVAWRNPRSPRFVSINDEGVVSDLRPQYRPPSDRQGAALETGSADLATFVRHPGHHLQDAAGNRAASRDRVSERRFGLLCRFLLHQRTRKP is encoded by the coding sequence ATGGGGAAAAGATTCACACTTGCGGGACTGCTGCTCATCGCGATGGCAGTACTGGTGGCCACCGTACGTATCGGCGAGGACCGCGCCGTAGCGGCGCCCGGCGACCCGATCTACGTGCCTTCCGAGTCCGGAGGGCCGCTGCGCGAGCCACCCGTGATCACGAGCCAGAACGGCGTGCTCAAGGCTGACGTGGAAATGATCCGTGCGGGGACACCCGCGTCCGGCCGACCGACGCTGTACGGCGGCCAGCCGGTCTTTTCCAACCCCCAAGCCCTGCTGCCCTCGCCGCAGCCCGCTGCGCCCACCTATCCGCTGATTCCTCCCCACTTCCCCTACAACTTCGCCGCCGGATACCAGTTCACGACCGCCGACGGCACGACATATCCCGCCCAGTTTCCGGCACCCACGCTCCGGGTCGAGCCCGGAGACACCGTGGATTTGAGTATGCACAACAAGCTCCGGGACGAACCGACTGGACCCGCCGACGGGCCGGCCGGACCGATTCCGGAGGAGGCCTATCTCACGAACCTCCACTTCCATGGGATGGACGTGAGTCCCCTCGGCGACGGCGACAACGTGCTCCGGGTGATGGAGCCGGATTCGACCGATCGCACGCGGATCGAGATTCCCGAGGACCACAACACGGGCATGGACTGGTACCACCCTCACCATCACGGCTACTCGGCCGACCAGGTCTATGCGGGCCTTGCCGGCGCCATCGAGGTGGGTAGCCCACTCGATCCGTGGCCGCAGTACAAGGGCAAGTTCCGCGAGCGGTTGCTCGGATTGACGGCCGGCATGATCAGCCCCGACCCGGACACGGATCTCCCGGTGATCTCCGATCCCTCGCCCTCCGTGAACCCCGACGGGTCCGGGGGCACGTCCCCATACGGGAAAGTCAACACCTGGCGCAAGTACGTCAACGGCCAGTTCAACCCCACGATGACGGTGCGGCCGGGAGAGACCGAGGTCTGGAACCTTGCCTCGATGGGCCGCAATGTCAACTACAACCTCGGCGTCACCGACGCCAACGGTGAGAACCCCTGGTCGGCAACCATCCTCGGCTATGACGGCAACAGCAAGACCCTGCAGCCCCAGGCCACGACCCTGAAACTACCGATGCCCTACAGCTATAACGGCCCTACAGTGCTTGACGAGGGCGCGCGCATCAGCATGGCGGTCACCGCCCCCACGGCACCCGGGACCTACTACCTCGTCGACAACATGACGTTCAAGCGGAGGACCCAGTCGAAGTTCTTCGCGCTCGCCACGATCAAGGTCGAAGGAGATCCCGTCACCGAACCGCCGCCGGTCTTCACCCCGACGGGTTCGCCCACCGACCTCACGACGGCCACCCCCGACCACAAGCGCACCTTCGTGTTCGAGAACGACCCGTCCGGCCCCAGGGTCACGTTCCCGATCAACGGGGCGCTCTTCCCCGAAAACGCCAACGTCCAGCTCCAGGATGGACAGGTCGAGGAATGGCAGCTGGTCAACACCTCTCCGGTGGACCACGTCTTCCACATCCACCAGAACGACTTCGCCGTGATGTCGGTGAACAAGACGCCGGCCGACTTCTTCAACCCCACCGCCAACGTCGCGGAACCGAACGAGTACACGTCACTCCGCGACAGCGTCAACATCCCGCCCGGGGGGAACGTCGTCATCCGCTTCCGGGTCAACCCGGAGATGGGTAAATTCGTCTTCCACTGCCACATCCTTCCGCACGAAGATGCCGGCATGATGGTGTCCGTCCTTTCCATACCGAACAGGAGCCAGCGCCGGATTGCGCTCACGTCCGGGCGTGGCCAGCGAAGCGCGGTCTTCGTCAGGAACGGCGCCGGTCGCCCGTATGGACGGATCCGTCTCGGTTCCGGAAGACGCACGCCCGCCGGGCTCGAGACGGCCACCGGCCGCCTGAACGACGATCTCACGGAGGACGTCGTGGTCGCACGCCGGGGAGTGCGCCGCGGCGCGCGCCGGGTCCTTCCCGCGACCATCTCCAGCTACGACGGCAAGAGCCTCAAGCGCATCGGCCGATTCCGGCCGTTTCCGAAATCTCCCCGGTCGGGCGTCAGCGTCACGACCGGCGACGTCGACGGGGACGGCCAGGCCGAAATCATCGCCGGACGGGTCGGCCGTGGCCCGAGCCAGGTGCGGATCTTCAGTCGGGGCGGCAAACTTCTTCGCGGCGTCGCCGGCGCTCTCCCAGGTCGATTCCCCCACGGCGTCTCCGTGGCGAGCGCCGACTTCAACGGAGACAACTTCGACGATCTCGCGATCGGCGCCGGACGCGGACGCGCGCCGCGCGTGGTCGGTCTCGATGGCTTCGGGCTCGGAAGCGCTTCCCAGCCAGCGAAGACGCTCTTCTCCTTCCGGGCGCCGGGAGGCAAGACGGCCGGTGTGAAGCTCGCCGGCGGCTACTTCGACCCTCGAACCCGTCCGGGCATATTGGCGAACCTGATCACGACACCGCAGACGGGTCCCAAAGCGGGGCTGGCCTGGGTCTGGACCCCGACGGAGACGCAAGGTCATGGATCATCAGCGCAATCCGGCCACGCCCACTCGGCCGCCACGCAGGCCGCCTCTTCGGGATCACCAGAGCTCATGGCCAGACTGCGGTTGACGCAGAAGCGCAGGCCCGTTCGCGGACTGGCCGTCACCTTCCTCGGCAAACAGGCCGTTAACGCGATCGTCGCCTGGCGCAATCCCCGCTCCCCGCGTTTCGTATCGATCAACGACGAGGGAGTGGTTTCCGACCTTCGCCCCCAGTATCGACCGCCTTCGGACCGACAAGGCGCGGCTCTCGAAACCGGGTCCGCAGATTTGGCCACCTTTGTCCGGCACCCCGGTCATCATCTCCAGGATGCTGCAGGCAATCGCGCCGCGTCTCGGGACCGGGTGAGCGAACGCCGTTTCGGTCTCCTCTGCCGCTTTCTCCTCCATCAAAGAACGCGGAAGCCATAG
- the pyk gene encoding pyruvate kinase, with protein MIQDTVRKTKIVATVGPASWDPDTLVEMIEAGVDVFRLNFSHADVARHTRTVNDIRAASEKAGREVGILGDLPGPKLRVGHFPEGVVELVAGSEVTLASGDDDGSATYIPVPWVEMTDVLEVGATIYLADGSIRLLVTGKKGNVLTAIVEVGGPLSSHKGMNLPGVDSGLAAVSEVDLGWVDFAVSNELDLLAVSFVRSAADLKPVHEKLEQLGSDLPVIAKIEKPEAADAIEDIVDAANGGIMVARGDLGIEVPLYKVPVMQKRLIRAAGHASKPTITATQMLASMVTSKRPTRAEVTDVATAIFDGTDAVMLSEETAVGDHPVEAIKVMDQIARATEPDLPYWDWLLNRTSQDEMDVSASVTQSAVVAAYRLNLKSIVVPTATGRTAVVVAAHRPQVPVLAVTHTVTAVRRLRLVFGIEPVLYDQVNEIRDLLYTCADVAVAEGAAKSGDLIAIVAGLSDMKLGTNLFEVHRVP; from the coding sequence GTGATTCAGGACACCGTCAGAAAAACGAAGATCGTCGCGACCGTCGGTCCGGCCAGCTGGGACCCGGACACCCTGGTCGAGATGATCGAGGCAGGGGTGGATGTCTTCCGCCTCAACTTTTCCCACGCCGACGTGGCCCGTCACACACGCACGGTCAACGACATCCGGGCGGCGAGCGAGAAGGCCGGCCGTGAGGTCGGCATCCTCGGTGACCTGCCCGGGCCCAAGCTGCGGGTCGGGCATTTCCCTGAAGGCGTGGTCGAACTGGTCGCCGGGTCCGAAGTGACCCTCGCTTCCGGCGACGACGACGGCTCAGCGACCTACATCCCGGTGCCCTGGGTCGAGATGACCGATGTCCTCGAGGTCGGCGCCACGATCTACCTGGCCGACGGCTCGATCCGGCTCCTGGTGACCGGCAAGAAAGGCAACGTCCTGACTGCGATCGTCGAGGTCGGCGGGCCGCTGTCCTCGCACAAGGGCATGAACCTTCCCGGGGTCGATTCCGGCCTCGCCGCGGTCTCCGAGGTCGACCTCGGCTGGGTCGACTTCGCGGTCAGCAACGAGCTCGACCTGCTGGCCGTTTCTTTCGTTCGCAGCGCCGCCGACCTGAAACCGGTCCATGAGAAGCTCGAGCAGCTCGGCTCCGACCTGCCGGTGATCGCCAAGATCGAGAAGCCGGAAGCCGCCGACGCAATCGAAGACATCGTCGACGCCGCCAACGGCGGCATCATGGTCGCCCGTGGTGACCTCGGCATCGAGGTGCCGCTCTACAAGGTGCCGGTCATGCAGAAGCGCCTGATCCGGGCTGCCGGCCACGCTTCCAAGCCGACGATCACCGCGACCCAGATGCTGGCCTCGATGGTCACCTCGAAGCGCCCGACCCGGGCCGAGGTGACCGACGTCGCCACCGCGATCTTCGACGGCACCGACGCGGTGATGCTTTCCGAGGAGACCGCGGTCGGTGACCACCCGGTCGAGGCGATCAAGGTCATGGACCAGATCGCCCGTGCGACCGAGCCCGACCTGCCGTACTGGGACTGGCTGCTCAACCGGACCAGCCAGGACGAGATGGACGTCTCCGCATCGGTCACCCAGAGCGCGGTCGTCGCCGCCTACCGGCTGAACCTCAAGTCGATCGTCGTGCCGACCGCGACCGGCCGGACCGCGGTCGTCGTTGCGGCCCACCGGCCGCAGGTGCCGGTGCTCGCTGTCACCCACACAGTCACCGCGGTGCGCAGGCTGCGGCTCGTCTTCGGCATCGAACCGGTGCTCTACGACCAGGTGAACGAGATCCGCGACCTGCTCTACACCTGCGCCGACGTCGCTGTCGCGGAAGGAGCCGCCAAGTCCGGCGACCTGATCGCGATCGTCGCCGGCCTCAGCGACATGAAGCTCGGTACGAACCTCTTTGAGGTGCATCGCGTTCCGTGA